The nucleotide window ATTGGAACTATCCCGAATATCGAATTGGCTAGAGAAACAGGACTGTCTTGCGGACGTGGTGTAAAAGTCAACCAATACTTGCAAAGCTCTCACCCTGATATTTTTGCCATTGGTGAAATTGCCGAATTCAACAACCAATTATTCGGAATCACCTCAGCTGCCGAAGAACAAGCCGATATTTTGGCGAACTTCATTGCCGGAGACATCAGTAGTTTTTACAAAGGATCCATTTTGATGAATATCCTAAAATTAGAAGATATCAACCTGTGTTCTATTGGTCAAATCGAAGTGCCTGAAAACGACGATTCCTACGAAGAAATTATTTTTGCCGACTTAGGAAAACGTTACTACAAAAAATGTATCGTTAAGAACGACTTACTTGTTGGAGCCATCCTGATGGGAGACAAAAATGAGTTTGCCGAATTCAAAACGATGATTGAAAGTAAAATCGAATTGGCCGATAAACGAAATACTTTATTGCGAGGAAGTGGCTCTGAAGCCAAACCAGTACTTGGAAAACTAGTATGCTCCTGCAGTCAGGTTGGTAGTGGAAACATCGAAGATTGCATCAAAAGTGGCGTGACCAATTTCACCGAACTTTGTAAAACTACCGGAGCAGGACTCGGCTGCGGAAGCTGCAAAACAGAAGTGAAGGAGATATTGGCAAAAGTCAAGTAAACGGTGATCAGTATTTAAGTGATCAGTTCAAAACTAATAGCTGAACAACGAAATACTGAATATCAACTATTTAATAACTGATTACTAAAATAGTAAAGACGCACTGCAGTGCGTCTCAACAACTGAACATTATAAATTATGGAATTAACAAGACTCATAGTAAAAGGCGGGGTAATATCTCCGGGGGAATTACGAGAAATCGTAAATATGGCAATGGATCAAGGTCTTGAAGCCCTTTCTTTTGGTTCCAGACAAGACATTATTTTCCCAAAAGGATTCGAAAATAACACTCCCGAAAAAATAGGAAAACACCATTTTGTTTACCCAAACGAAAAAAGTGGAAACAACATCGTTTCCTCTTACGTTTCCACCGATATTTTCCCAAATACCACTTGGCTCACCGGGAACAAATTCCTTTATATCTTAGAGCAATTCAAGGAGCAGCCAAAACTAAAAGTCAACATAACCGACCCAAAACAACAGCTAGTTCCGCTATTCACGGGACACATCAATTTTATTGCTTCACATCATGAAGACTATTGGTTTTTGTATGTTCGTTTGCCAAAATGGGACAAAATGGAACTTTTTCCTGTGTTGATTTACAGTTGGGATATTGGAAAAATATATTACGAAATAGAAAAAGTATTACAGGAAGAACCGGATACTGTTGATATGATTTTCCAACTCATGGGGGATTTGGACACCAACAACAGAACCATCGACCAGCCGCTGAAATTACCGTTTTATCCTTTCCCTTATTACGAAGGAATGAATAAACTGGGAATCGACCAATACTGGCTTGGACTTTACTGGCGTAACAATCTTTACGATTTAGAATTCCTAAAAGAAATGTGCGATTTGTGTTTCGATTGTAAAATCGGAAAAATATGTATCACGCCCTGGAAATCTTTCATCGTAAAAGGTATTCCAAAAGACCGAAAACTTGATTGGGAAAAATTCCTTGGAAAAAAAGGAATCAACGTTCGTCATTCCTTGTTGGAACTCAACTGGCATTTACCTGTGGCGACAGAATGGGCTTTGAATCTCAAAACATTTCTCGTACGCACGCTCGACCAGTTCGACATCAGCACCTATGGCCTTACTTTTGGGATATCCGACTATAATCGTGATGGACATTATTTCACATCGGTAGTCATCGAAAAAAACGAATCGCCAAAGGATCTTGAATCTATCAAAATCCGAGATACTTTCAACGTTTTGCACGCGAAAAATTTTGATCCAAACACTCGGGAATACATCGTTCATGCTCAAGACGTCGACAAACTCGAATTACCAAATATCTTGATCGAACTAAGTAAAAAATACTTCAGCGAATTAAGTAATTCCGTATTAGAATTTCAGAATACCAGTGCCAAAAAAGAAGTCAAAGCTCAAGACATCTATCAATGCCAAGAATGCTTAACGGTCTATAACTCGGAATTCGGCGATGTTACACAAGGAATCGAAAAAGGAACATTATTCGAGCACCTCCCAGAAGATTATTGCTGTCCACTCTGCGAAGCGCCAAAAGACAGCTATATTAAACTAACTGAAACGACGGTGTAATTATTTTTTGGGCGAGCCACCATAAATAAAAAGGGCCTAATCATCAAAAAGGTGATTCGGCCCTTTTCCTTTATGCTGTCAGGCTGTCCGCGTTACAAGGTAACCTGCTCCCATCCTTCTCGCGGGGAAACTGCTATTCAAAAATCAATAGCAATTTTAATTTCAAAAATCAATAAAAACCGTTTCATCCTTAATGAGACAACTCTCTAAGTACTACTCATTCTGATTTTTCAATTCCATTCCAAAACGAAAAGCTAATTAGTAATTTGTAATGATTTATTTATACATTAGCAAAAAAATAAGACTTGGTATTTATCAGACTTACACACCCAATTATAGATAGTTAAGTGTGATTTTGTAAGACTTATAAATGAATTATGATACATATTAGTAAACAACAGGTTCAAAAAATCAATATGGAACAATTTGAACTAACTGGCGGAGCAAGAATTGGTGCGGCAAATGCTACATGGCCACTTGCAACCTTGAAAGTAAATAAAGATAAACTGGAATTGAATGCCTCAATAGTTGGAAATTTAATATTCCAACCAAAAGACATTATTTCAATTGAAACATATATGATGATTCCATTAATCGGGCAGGGAATAAAAATAAATCATCGAATTCCAAACTATAACAACAAGGTTATTTTTTGGACTTTTAAAGAGCCTACACAGGTATTAAATCAAATTAAACAGACAGGTTTTTTAGAAAATATCGACAGTAGAATTTCAGAGACAGACAAAATAATTATCAGCCAACAACAAGCTGGTGGCTTTCCAATTAAAAAGCCAGTTGCTATTGGACTAATTGCCTTATGGAATTTTTCACTCATCTCTGACTTTATAAATTTCGCAATGTCTGACAAGAAAAGTATACCGTTAGGTAATGGGACAATAATAGCACTTGCAACAATGATTCTCTTATCAATTCTGTCTTTAATTTCAAAGGACTTCAGTAAACTAATTTTAAAAGAAGGAAAATCAATTAAAGACATAAACAAATTTCTGTACCTCTTAATTTTCATAGGAAGCTTTATGCTAATAAATATTTTGACTTTTAGAAATGCGTAAAACTACCAACCATAATAGGCATATAGCAAAATTGTGTATTACATGATAAAGCCACGTTTCCGTTTCACAGGAAATTTAATTTAAACGAAAATAAGCGATTTCATAGCTCATAACGCCAGAGCGTTAGCATTAACTCTATGACGAACTGTATAAAAACAACCGACTGATCTAAAATGAAAAATGACGATACAAAGAAATATAGATGTTGGTTTTTAGTCAATCAACATATTTTCGAAAAAGAATTTGAGGCAATTGAACAAAAAGCTATAAAAGTATTTCTTGATTTTATTTCGGATAAAAATTATGGTTCTGGCATTGGACTTTTTCGTTTTGACATTTATGTTGAACCAAAAATAAATTTTGGACGACAAACTGATAGCATAAATACTGCTTGCGCTCACTTATCTGCTCATATTGACAAACAACTTTTTGACACTTCAAGTGATGACGAAAAATTGAAGTTACTACTCAATGCTTCTTTGATTTTAGTAAAATATTTAGAACAAAGAGTTCCTTTGCCAAAAGATTTTAATGCAGAGAATTTATTTTCGGACTATAAGCAATATTTAAAAAACCAATCGTTGTTATTACACCAAACTGAAACAGACCAAGCTGTAATCAAATTTTTTGATACCACCCGTTTTCTTTTTAGACGAACAGAAACAATCGAAGTTGAAAAAAGCAAAATCCATTTTGATCTTAACGAAGTTCAGGATTTTATAAATAATGAGATAGCTGGCAAAACATTCGGTAAATCTGTTACTAGTGTAGACTTTGGATTTGAACTATATGACTACAATGGTAACTTTGCAACATTTTTGAAGCAAACAGAGAACTACAAAAGATACGGAACGAAACACAAAAACTATCTTGTAGTCAAACACTTTGATTATTCGGAAATAAAAAATCTTAATGAACATCAACAGTATCAATTATTGAAAGTTAAAGTTTTGGAAGGAATAAACGATTATGACAACTTAAAAAGAAAGCCTAAAGATTTTGATAAGGAACGGTTCTACAACATAATAGAAAACATACTGACTACCTATAAAAAACAAAAGAGCTACTGTTAATAGCTACAATAGATTTGGACAATTAACTTTATGAAAAAATAGGTCTGTATCTGGTATGATTTGCTTAACCAGTTCGTCCTGATAATTATCGGGACTCGGGTGTCAAATCCGAAGAAAGAGATTAATTTAGTTCTAAGCCCAATGTGGCACTAAGAACGTTTATAGCAATGTTGAAGAAGAAAATGAAAAAAATTAATGAAAACTAAACTTACTATAAAAGAATTTAGAGAGCGATTAGAGGACAATACAAAAATCGGCATGCCCGAACTTAAAATGACATTTGGAATATTTTCTATTTTTTTTCAAAACTCAAAATACTTTTATGGGAAGTTTGACGAATCAACTTTTCGACTTGCTATAAACTATAATTTTGTTACCACTTTTTACATTCTTAAAGGAAAATATCAAAATATTAACAACAACCTAAAACTAAATTATACTGTCGAACCTATAAATAAAATTGGACTTATTTGGATAAAATTCTTTCCATTTATTGCAATAATTGGATTCAATTATTTTTCATATTTTATTTTGAAAAATACTCCAAACGAAATATTTATCATCTCAAACTTATTTATTGTTTTTATTACTTTCTTTTCAAGATGGAAATTAACACGAGAA belongs to Flavobacterium aquiphilum and includes:
- a CDS encoding rubredoxin, with protein sequence MELTRLIVKGGVISPGELREIVNMAMDQGLEALSFGSRQDIIFPKGFENNTPEKIGKHHFVYPNEKSGNNIVSSYVSTDIFPNTTWLTGNKFLYILEQFKEQPKLKVNITDPKQQLVPLFTGHINFIASHHEDYWFLYVRLPKWDKMELFPVLIYSWDIGKIYYEIEKVLQEEPDTVDMIFQLMGDLDTNNRTIDQPLKLPFYPFPYYEGMNKLGIDQYWLGLYWRNNLYDLEFLKEMCDLCFDCKIGKICITPWKSFIVKGIPKDRKLDWEKFLGKKGINVRHSLLELNWHLPVATEWALNLKTFLVRTLDQFDISTYGLTFGISDYNRDGHYFTSVVIEKNESPKDLESIKIRDTFNVLHAKNFDPNTREYIVHAQDVDKLELPNILIELSKKYFSELSNSVLEFQNTSAKKEVKAQDIYQCQECLTVYNSEFGDVTQGIEKGTLFEHLPEDYCCPLCEAPKDSYIKLTETTV